In Rhodovulum sulfidophilum DSM 1374, the following are encoded in one genomic region:
- a CDS encoding SDR family NAD(P)-dependent oxidoreductase encodes MQISETRAIVTGAASGLGAATARRLCAAEAAVTILDRDTERGMELAAEIGAGFQPVDVTDEPSVEQAIGEASAQMGGITACINCAGIATAERTLDRSGPHGLESFRRTVEINLIGSFNVLRLAAAEMAQNAPDDEGCRGVIVNTASVAAYDGQEGQAAYAASKGAIAAMTLPLARDLAGLRIRVMTIAPGLFRTPMQEGPGEADMDGLAANVPNPPRLGDPAEYAALVLHILQNGYLNGEVIRLDAGLRMG; translated from the coding sequence CAGCGAAACCAGGGCCATCGTCACCGGAGCCGCCTCGGGGCTTGGCGCCGCGACCGCGCGAAGGCTTTGCGCGGCCGAGGCGGCGGTGACCATTCTCGACCGGGATACCGAGCGGGGCATGGAACTGGCCGCCGAGATCGGCGCGGGGTTCCAGCCGGTCGACGTGACCGACGAGCCCTCGGTCGAACAGGCCATCGGCGAGGCCTCGGCGCAGATGGGCGGCATCACCGCCTGCATCAACTGCGCGGGCATCGCCACCGCCGAGCGCACGCTGGACCGGAGCGGGCCGCATGGGCTCGAAAGCTTTCGCCGCACCGTCGAGATCAACCTGATCGGCAGTTTCAACGTGCTCAGGCTGGCCGCGGCCGAGATGGCGCAGAACGCCCCCGATGACGAGGGCTGCCGCGGGGTGATCGTCAACACCGCCTCGGTCGCGGCCTATGACGGACAGGAGGGCCAGGCCGCCTATGCCGCCTCGAAAGGTGCCATCGCGGCCATGACCCTGCCCCTTGCGCGCGATCTGGCCGGGCTCCGGATCCGGGTGATGACGATCGCGCCGGGGCTCTTCCGCACCCCGATGCAGGAGGGCCCGGGCGAGGCAGACATGGACGGGCTTGCCGCCAATGTGCCGAACCCGCCCCGGCTGGGCGATCCGGCGGAATATGCGGCGCTGGTGCTGCATATCCTGCAGAACGGCTATCTGAACGGCGAGGTGATCCGGCTCGATGCGGGGCTCCGGATGGGATGA
- a CDS encoding ABC-F family ATP-binding cassette domain-containing protein gives MARAPLLQLSSISLTFGGDPVFSGLDLVIQENDRVALVGRNGSGKSTLMKVMAGLVEADSGGRVLSPGTSVGYMEQEPDLSAFATLGDFAASALAPGEGYRAEIAAEGLKLDLSAPAATASGGERRRAALARLLASAPDLMLLDEPTNHLDIEAIGWLETQLAETRSAFVLISHDRAFLRNLTRATLWIDRGGVRRQDRGFAGFEDWRDKVWADEDEARHKLDRKIKAESRWAVEGISARRKRNQGRLRALHAMRDDRSAMIRRQGTAAMALEAGPKSGKRVIEASGISKSFGDRVILRPFSLRIQRGERVALVGPNGVGKTTLLKMLIGELAPDTGEVRLGTNLEMAVFDQNRAALDPEMTLWESLAGDPEMRVSGKADQVLVRGQPKHVVGYLKEFLFDDAQARAPVRSLSGGERARLLLARIMARSSNLLVLDEPTNDLDVETLDLLQELVSDFDGTVLLVSHDRDFLDRVATTTVAMEGDGRAVVYAGGWSDYRAQRAEAAGPESGADKPAGKPSGGRSKPAASADAGAGTKKAAGLSYTEKHRFDALPGEMERLEAEIARLEALLEDLELFTREPVKFRKATEALMARQEALAKAEEDWLELAEKAENAG, from the coding sequence ATGGCCCGCGCTCCCCTGCTTCAGCTTTCATCGATCTCTCTCACCTTCGGCGGTGATCCGGTCTTTTCCGGCCTCGATCTCGTCATCCAGGAGAATGACCGCGTCGCGCTGGTCGGCCGCAACGGATCGGGCAAATCGACCCTGATGAAGGTCATGGCGGGGCTGGTCGAAGCCGATTCGGGGGGCCGTGTGCTCTCGCCCGGCACGTCGGTCGGCTACATGGAGCAGGAGCCCGACCTGTCGGCCTTCGCCACGCTGGGCGATTTCGCCGCTTCTGCGCTGGCGCCCGGCGAGGGCTACCGCGCCGAGATCGCGGCCGAGGGGCTCAAGCTCGATCTTTCCGCCCCGGCCGCCACGGCTTCGGGCGGCGAAAGGCGGCGGGCGGCGCTTGCCCGTCTGCTGGCTTCGGCGCCCGATCTCATGCTTCTGGACGAGCCGACCAACCATCTCGACATTGAGGCGATCGGCTGGCTCGAGACCCAGCTGGCCGAGACCCGCTCGGCCTTTGTGCTGATCTCGCATGACCGCGCCTTCCTGCGCAATCTGACCCGGGCGACGCTCTGGATCGATCGCGGCGGGGTCCGCCGCCAGGATCGCGGCTTTGCCGGTTTCGAGGACTGGCGCGACAAGGTCTGGGCCGACGAGGACGAGGCGCGTCACAAGCTCGACCGCAAGATCAAGGCCGAATCGCGCTGGGCGGTCGAGGGCATCTCGGCCCGGCGCAAGCGCAACCAGGGCCGGCTCCGGGCGCTCCATGCCATGCGCGACGACCGCTCGGCCATGATCCGCCGCCAGGGCACCGCGGCGATGGCGCTGGAGGCGGGGCCGAAATCCGGCAAGCGGGTGATCGAGGCCAGCGGCATCTCGAAAAGCTTCGGCGATCGGGTCATCCTGCGACCCTTCTCGCTGCGCATCCAGCGCGGCGAGCGGGTGGCGCTGGTCGGTCCCAACGGCGTCGGCAAGACCACGCTTCTGAAGATGCTGATCGGCGAGCTTGCCCCCGATACCGGCGAGGTCCGGCTCGGCACCAACCTCGAGATGGCCGTCTTCGACCAGAATCGCGCCGCGCTGGATCCCGAGATGACGCTTTGGGAAAGCCTCGCGGGCGATCCCGAGATGCGGGTCTCGGGCAAGGCCGACCAGGTGCTGGTGCGGGGCCAGCCCAAGCATGTCGTCGGCTATCTCAAGGAATTCCTGTTCGACGATGCCCAGGCCCGCGCGCCGGTGCGGTCGCTTTCGGGCGGCGAGCGGGCGCGGCTCCTGCTGGCCCGGATCATGGCGCGTTCCTCGAACCTCCTGGTGCTTGACGAGCCGACCAACGATCTCGATGTCGAGACGCTCGACCTGTTGCAGGAGCTGGTCTCGGATTTCGACGGCACCGTGCTTCTGGTCAGCCATGACCGCGATTTCCTCGACCGGGTCGCGACCACCACGGTCGCCATGGAAGGCGATGGCCGTGCCGTGGTCTATGCCGGGGGCTGGAGCGATTATCGCGCGCAGCGGGCCGAGGCCGCCGGTCCCGAGAGCGGCGCCGACAAGCCTGCCGGGAAACCCTCTGGCGGGCGTTCGAAACCCGCCGCTTCCGCCGACGCGGGGGCCGGGACGAAGAAGGCGGCCGGGCTCAGCTATACCGAAAAGCACCGCTTCGACGCGCTGCCGGGCGAGATGGAACGGCTCGAGGCCGAGATCGCCAGGCTCGAGGCGCTGCTCGAGGATCTGGAGCTGTTCACGCGCGAGCCGGTCAAGTTCCGCAAGGCGACCGAGGCGCTGATGGCGCGGCAGGAGGCTTTGGCGAAGGCCGAGGAAGACTGGCTGGAACTGGCCGAAAAGGCCGAGAACGCGGGCTGA
- a CDS encoding GNAT family N-acetyltransferase, with protein MLSLRKGRYAARLAETPADILAAQRLRYRAFRATGAHPEGTDADAFDRLCRHVLVEETRGGTLVCCFRLLPLKGGAEIGQSYSAQYYELSALAAFDGPMVEMGRFCIHPDWRDPDILRVAWGAMTRFVDEEGVEMLFGCSSFRGTEAETYMDAFALLQDRHLAPKRWLPRVKAPNVFRFGQMLRRRRPDARRAMLGMPPLLRSYLAMGGWVSDHAVVDRDLNTLHVFTGLEIRAIPPSRKRLLRAAAG; from the coding sequence ATGCTGTCACTTCGCAAGGGTCGCTATGCCGCGCGGCTGGCCGAGACCCCGGCCGATATTCTCGCCGCACAGCGCCTGCGGTACCGCGCCTTCCGTGCCACCGGGGCCCATCCCGAGGGGACCGATGCGGATGCTTTCGATAGGCTCTGCCGCCATGTCCTGGTCGAAGAGACCCGCGGCGGGACCCTGGTCTGCTGTTTTCGGCTGCTGCCGCTGAAGGGCGGGGCCGAGATCGGGCAGAGCTATTCGGCCCAGTATTACGAGCTTTCCGCGCTGGCGGCCTTCGACGGGCCGATGGTCGAGATGGGGCGGTTCTGCATCCATCCGGATTGGCGCGATCCCGATATCCTGCGCGTGGCCTGGGGGGCGATGACCCGATTCGTCGACGAGGAGGGGGTCGAGATGCTGTTTGGCTGTTCGTCCTTCCGGGGAACCGAGGCCGAGACCTACATGGATGCCTTCGCGCTTCTGCAGGACCGGCATCTGGCGCCGAAGCGCTGGTTGCCGCGGGTCAAGGCGCCGAACGTGTTCCGCTTCGGGCAGATGCTGCGCCGGCGCAGGCCGGATGCCCGGCGGGCGATGCTGGGCATGCCGCCGCTCTTGCGCAGCTATCTGGCGATGGGGGGATGGGTGTCGGATCATGCGGTGGTCGACCGCGATCTCAACACGCTTCACGTCTTCACCGGGCTCGAGATCCGGGCCATTCCGCCGTCCCGCAAGCGGTTGCTGCGTGCGGCGGCGGGATAG
- the msrB gene encoding peptide-methionine (R)-S-oxide reductase MsrB: protein MTQKKSETDPDWQDRLPELAYRVTREHATERPFSHDDFPKTPGTFACLCCGAPLFDQADKFDSGTGWPSFTRPAAPDALGEHTDRRLLMTRTEVHCASCEAHLGHVFPDGPAPTGLRYCINGVALKFKPEDAAEGDT, encoded by the coding sequence ATGACCCAGAAAAAGTCCGAGACCGACCCCGACTGGCAAGACCGGCTACCGGAGCTCGCCTACCGGGTAACGCGCGAGCATGCGACCGAACGCCCGTTCTCGCATGACGACTTTCCGAAAACGCCCGGCACCTTCGCCTGTCTCTGCTGCGGCGCGCCGCTCTTCGATCAGGCCGACAAGTTCGACAGCGGCACCGGCTGGCCGAGCTTCACCCGTCCGGCCGCCCCCGACGCATTGGGCGAGCACACAGACCGGCGCCTCCTTATGACGCGCACAGAGGTGCATTGCGCCAGCTGTGAAGCGCATCTGGGCCATGTCTTTCCCGACGGCCCGGCACCGACCGGACTGCGCTATTGCATCAACGGCGTGGCGCTGAAGTTCAAGCCGGAGGACGCCGCCGAAGGCGATACCTAG
- a CDS encoding outer membrane protein assembly factor BamE yields the protein MHARLALAAVLSAGLLACSPIHRSHGYAPSEEDLSAISVGVDTRDSVAELVGPPTMGGVMRDEAWYYVQSDWETVGFREPKETERQVVAISFDGSGTVENVERFGLEDGRVIALNRRVTEANVKGISFLRQLLGNIGQFSAEDILGDR from the coding sequence GTGCACGCCAGATTGGCGCTGGCTGCCGTTCTCTCCGCCGGTCTACTGGCGTGTTCTCCGATCCACCGCAGCCACGGCTATGCTCCGTCCGAGGAGGATCTGTCCGCGATTTCGGTGGGTGTCGATACCCGCGACAGCGTGGCCGAACTGGTCGGCCCGCCCACCATGGGCGGCGTGATGCGCGACGAGGCGTGGTATTACGTGCAAAGCGACTGGGAAACGGTCGGCTTCCGCGAACCGAAGGAGACCGAACGCCAGGTCGTGGCGATTTCCTTCGACGGGTCCGGAACGGTCGAGAATGTCGAACGGTTCGGGCTCGAGGATGGCCGCGTGATCGCGCTGAACCGTCGCGTGACCGAGGCCAACGTCAAGGGCATCTCGTTCCTGCGGCAGCTTCTGGGCAATATCGGCCAGTTCAGCGCCGAGGATATTCTGGGCGACCGCTGA
- a CDS encoding YceD family protein: MANTPEPPRKPEVTAPRSLRLAGRRGREPVDFVLTPDPEERAALAGRLGITSLKKLRFAGALRPEGQADWRLEASLGATVVQPCVVTLAPVSTRIDTDVLRLYRADMPARPEAEEIEMPEDENEEPLPDRLDLALVMEEALALALPLYPRSEGADLGEAVFAAPGVAPMQDAELKPFAALARLRPSRDDAEGGDTSE; the protein is encoded by the coding sequence ATGGCCAACACGCCGGAACCACCCCGAAAACCAGAAGTGACCGCCCCTCGCAGCCTCCGGCTGGCCGGGCGTCGCGGCCGCGAGCCGGTCGACTTCGTCCTGACGCCCGACCCCGAAGAGCGCGCCGCGCTGGCCGGGCGGCTCGGGATAACGAGCCTGAAGAAACTGCGCTTTGCCGGCGCGCTCCGGCCCGAGGGACAGGCCGACTGGCGTCTCGAGGCAAGCCTCGGCGCCACGGTGGTGCAGCCCTGCGTCGTCACCCTGGCGCCGGTCTCCACCCGGATCGACACCGACGTGCTCCGGCTCTACCGCGCCGACATGCCCGCCCGGCCCGAAGCCGAAGAGATCGAGATGCCCGAAGATGAAAACGAGGAACCGCTGCCCGACAGGCTCGACCTCGCCCTGGTCATGGAAGAGGCACTGGCCTTGGCACTGCCGCTCTATCCCCGCTCCGAGGGTGCCGATCTCGGCGAGGCGGTCTTTGCCGCGCCGGGCGTGGCGCCGATGCAGGATGCCGAACTCAAGCCCTTCGCCGCGCTGGCCCGGCTGCGCCCCTCCCGCGACGACGCGGAGGGCGGCGACACGTCCGAGTGA
- the rpmF gene encoding 50S ribosomal protein L32, producing the protein MAVPQNKVTRSRRNQRRSHDALVAGNPDECSNCGELKRPHHVCAACGHYDDREVVAQADEIDLDEDDAA; encoded by the coding sequence ATGGCTGTCCCTCAGAATAAAGTTACGCGGTCCCGCCGCAACCAACGCCGTTCGCATGATGCCCTGGTCGCGGGTAATCCCGACGAGTGCTCGAACTGCGGCGAGCTGAAGCGTCCGCACCATGTCTGTGCGGCCTGCGGCCATTACGACGACCGCGAGGTCGTGGCCCAAGCCGACGAGATCGACCTGGACGAAGACGACGCGGCATAA
- the plsX gene encoding phosphate acyltransferase PlsX, whose protein sequence is MTEEHPQELRAAPRTVISVDAMGGDRGAAAVVAGISLSATKNPDIRFILHGQRDELERLVARRKPLRGRVEIRHADGVVTMDAKPSHVMRHGQDTSMWSAIDSVRNGEATVAVSCGNTGALMLLSIMRLRKLPGVNRPAIACLWPSRNPGGFNVMLDVGADVRADERDLLQYALMGTSYARNGLGLERPRVGLLNVGTEENKGRAELKAAHDLIDAAAESANYSFVGFVEGGDIPSAKVDVIVTDGFTGNVALKTGEGTAKLLSDFMREAFTATPLSKMAALLAYTSLRRLKKRMDPRRANGGVFLGLNGTVVKSHGASDATGVSAAVKLAFELAQSGFTERLAARVAASNATEPESVRELAGGSKR, encoded by the coding sequence ATGACCGAAGAGCATCCCCAGGAGCTGCGCGCCGCCCCGCGCACCGTCATTTCGGTGGACGCCATGGGTGGCGACCGCGGAGCTGCGGCCGTCGTCGCGGGCATTTCCCTGTCCGCCACCAAGAATCCGGACATCCGCTTCATACTGCATGGGCAGCGGGACGAGCTCGAGCGGCTCGTCGCCCGCCGCAAGCCCTTGCGCGGGCGGGTGGAGATCCGGCATGCGGATGGCGTCGTCACCATGGACGCCAAGCCCAGCCACGTGATGCGCCACGGCCAGGACACCTCGATGTGGTCGGCCATCGATTCGGTGCGCAATGGCGAAGCCACGGTGGCCGTCTCCTGCGGCAATACCGGGGCGCTGATGCTGCTGTCGATCATGCGGCTGCGCAAGCTGCCGGGCGTCAACCGGCCGGCCATCGCCTGCCTCTGGCCCTCGCGCAATCCCGGCGGGTTCAATGTCATGCTGGATGTCGGCGCCGATGTCCGCGCCGATGAACGCGACCTGCTGCAATATGCGCTGATGGGCACCTCCTATGCCCGCAACGGTCTGGGGCTCGAGCGGCCGCGGGTCGGGCTTCTGAATGTCGGCACCGAAGAGAACAAGGGCCGGGCCGAGCTGAAAGCCGCCCATGACCTGATCGATGCCGCTGCGGAAAGCGCCAATTACAGCTTTGTCGGCTTCGTCGAGGGCGGCGACATCCCGTCCGCCAAGGTCGACGTGATCGTGACCGACGGCTTCACCGGCAATGTCGCGCTGAAGACCGGCGAGGGCACGGCCAAGCTTCTGAGCGATTTCATGCGCGAGGCCTTCACCGCGACGCCGCTGTCGAAGATGGCGGCGCTCCTGGCCTATACCTCGCTCAGGCGGCTCAAGAAGCGGATGGACCCCAGGCGCGCCAATGGCGGCGTGTTCCTCGGGCTGAACGGAACTGTGGTGAAATCGCATGGCGCGTCGGATGCGACGGGCGTGTCGGCCGCGGTCAAGCTCGCCTTCGAGCTGGCGCAGTCGGGCTTCACCGAACGGCTGGCGGCACGGGTTGCTGCCAGCAATGCGACGGAGCCTGAATCGGTCAGGGAACTGGCCGGGGGGAGCAAGAGGTAA